A segment of the Meiothermus cerbereus DSM 11376 genome:
TCCATGCACACGTTGATGGAGGCCCGGCGCTTCTTACGCACGTCGGTGGCGTGGTCTTGCATGGTGATGTACTCGGGAGCCTCGACAATGGGCAGATCGCCCCCCTGTTGTTGCAATTCTTGTTTCAGCACCGCGGTGGGGCCTACCAGAACCACGGGAATCCCCTGTTTGTGCGCCAAAAGAGCGCCTTCTACCGTAACTTTGGGGGCGTGGTCGCCCCCCATGGCATCTATGGCAATCGGTTTCACGGGTAATAGCCTAAGGCCAACCTCCCTACCACGCCACCGGCATGGCCTTGTGTCCGCGAATGACGAACCCCCCAGCGTACTCGATTTTATCGGTGGCCAGGTGAATCTGGGGCAGCCGCTTGAGCAGGGTCTGGAAGGAAGTCTGGAGCTCGAGCCGCGCCAGCGGGGCCCCGATGCAGTAGTGAATGCCCAGGCCAAAGGTCAGGTGGAGGTTATCGCGGCGGGTGAGCTCGAGGCGGTCGGGGTTGGCAAACCTGCGCGGGTCGCGGTTGCCCGAGGCATACATCAGCGCCACCTCCTGGCCCCGGCGCAGCGGAATACCTTTGTATTCGAAGTCTTCCAGCACCCAGCGCTCGAACATGGGCAGCGGGGTATCATAGCGCAGCAGTTCCTCCACGGCCAGCTTGAAAAACTCGGGATGGTTTTTGGCCGCAGCCTCCTTGGCCTGCTCCATCTGCTGGGGGTTGCGGGCCAGGGCCAGAAAGCCCGCGGTGGTGCCGTTGACGGTGGCCTCGTGGCCGGCGTTCAAGAGCAGAATGCAGTTGGCCACCAGCTCATCGGGGGTGAGCTTGTCCCCCTGCTCCTCCACCTGTACCAGGGCCGAGATCAGGTCGTCGCCCGGCCTTTTACGGCGCTCGTCGGCGAGCCCCTTGATGTAAGCCGAAAACTCCACCACCGCCTGGTTGGCCTCTTTGGCCTGTTCTTCGGTGAAACCCAGCTCGTACAGTTTGACAATCTTGGCCGACCAGGGGCGCAGGTAGCGGCGATCCTCCTCGGGAACCCCCAGCAGCTCGGCAATCACCGTGACCGGCAGCGGCTCGGCGTAGTCTTTGAGCAGATCCATCTGGCCCAGATCCTCGGCCCGATCCAGCAGACC
Coding sequences within it:
- a CDS encoding cytochrome P450, translating into MQSYHLNINDPAFIYDPYPTLAHLRENLPVFYDEVWNKIFFLRYEDIAHLLRDKRLGRSITHVLSRDELGWPPPNPLTRDFDHFQENHMLDNEPPKHTRLKSLMMKAFTPARVEGLRGKIQAIVNGLLDRAEDLGQMDLLKDYAEPLPVTVIAELLGVPEEDRRYLRPWSAKIVKLYELGFTEEQAKEANQAVVEFSAYIKGLADERRKRPGDDLISALVQVEEQGDKLTPDELVANCILLLNAGHEATVNGTTAGFLALARNPQQMEQAKEAAAKNHPEFFKLAVEELLRYDTPLPMFERWVLEDFEYKGIPLRRGQEVALMYASGNRDPRRFANPDRLELTRRDNLHLTFGLGIHYCIGAPLARLELQTSFQTLLKRLPQIHLATDKIEYAGGFVIRGHKAMPVAW